One part of the Marinobacterium rhizophilum genome encodes these proteins:
- a CDS encoding NAD(P)-dependent oxidoreductase, translating into MKLAFLGLGTMGYPMAGHLQQAGHDVCVYNRTRTKAEHWVQQYGGTLADTPAKAAAAADIVFTCVGNDADLRQVVVGEQGAFAGMKSGALLVDHTTASADVARELEAQAKARGFQFVDAPVSGGQAGAQNGQLSIMCGGAADAFARAEPVLAVYGKSTRLLGEAGSGQLAKMVNQICVAGVVQGLAEAVHFAKRSGLDGRALFDVIRHGAAGSWQMDNRHEAMLDGEFDFGFAVDWMRKDLGIALDEARNNGARLPVTALLDQFYADVQAQGGGRWDTCSLVARLERD; encoded by the coding sequence ATGAAGCTGGCATTTCTGGGATTGGGCACCATGGGGTATCCCATGGCCGGACATCTGCAACAGGCGGGACACGATGTCTGCGTCTACAACCGCACCCGGACCAAGGCAGAGCACTGGGTTCAGCAGTACGGTGGTACCCTGGCGGACACACCGGCCAAGGCGGCTGCCGCTGCCGATATCGTCTTCACCTGCGTGGGCAACGATGCTGACCTGCGCCAGGTGGTTGTCGGGGAGCAGGGCGCCTTTGCCGGCATGAAGTCCGGTGCCTTGCTGGTGGATCACACTACGGCGTCGGCCGATGTGGCCAGGGAACTGGAGGCGCAGGCAAAAGCACGGGGCTTTCAGTTTGTTGATGCCCCGGTATCCGGCGGTCAGGCCGGGGCGCAGAATGGCCAGCTGAGCATCATGTGCGGTGGTGCCGCCGATGCCTTTGCCAGGGCTGAGCCCGTACTGGCGGTCTATGGAAAATCCACTCGTCTGCTTGGCGAAGCGGGCAGCGGCCAGCTGGCCAAGATGGTCAATCAGATCTGTGTGGCCGGCGTGGTCCAGGGACTGGCGGAAGCGGTGCATTTTGCCAAGCGCTCAGGTCTTGATGGGCGCGCCCTGTTTGATGTGATCAGGCATGGTGCCGCAGGATCCTGGCAAATGGACAACCGGCACGAGGCCATGCTGGATGGCGAGTTTGATTTTGGCTTCGCCGTCGACTGGATGCGAAAGGATCTGGGCATTGCGCTGGATGAGGCGCGCAACAACGGTGCCCGTCTGCCGGTTACCGCCTTGCTGGACCAGTTCTACGCGGATGTTCAGGCGCAGGGGGGTGGGCGCTGGGATACCTGTAGCCTGGTGGCGCGGCTTGAGCGGGATTAA
- a CDS encoding TlpA family protein disulfide reductase, producing MKSILLGLGLGLAAALASPLPAQAAESVYELSFADLERNPAPLEQYRGRILLLNFWATWCPPCIREMPSMTRLQQHFNAGDLSVVAVNVGESPEAIASFRQKLDTPLAFELLLDESGSAFRELGIPGLPMSYLYDRDGTLLETVTGGHEWDSPQSIAKIEAWLQR from the coding sequence ATGAAGTCAATTCTGCTGGGCCTTGGCCTCGGCCTTGCAGCTGCCCTCGCCAGCCCCCTGCCCGCCCAGGCGGCAGAGTCGGTGTACGAATTGAGCTTTGCCGACCTGGAGCGCAACCCCGCGCCACTGGAGCAGTATCGCGGCAGGATTTTGCTGCTGAATTTCTGGGCCACCTGGTGCCCGCCCTGCATTCGTGAAATGCCTTCGATGACACGGCTGCAGCAGCACTTTAATGCCGGAGACCTGTCCGTCGTGGCGGTAAATGTAGGCGAGAGCCCAGAGGCGATAGCGAGCTTTCGCCAGAAGCTGGATACGCCGCTGGCATTTGAACTGCTGCTGGATGAATCAGGCAGCGCCTTTCGGGAACTGGGCATCCCCGGGCTGCCCATGAGCTACCTGTATGATCGTGACGGCACGCTGCTGGAAACCGTCACCGGCGGTCACGAATGGGACTCACCACAGAGCATTGCCAAAATTGAGGCCTGGCTGCAGCGGTAA
- a CDS encoding ABC transporter permease, whose amino-acid sequence MSRDQKEHYVNPAPFNPYAALELTPEQERYYMASQWRLVWWKLKRHRLAVISGSFLALMYLIVVFAEVVAPYELEARHVDYLFAPPQDVHWFDEGEFRGPFVYGIDVTLDMENLQWVYQEDRTRVNPIRFFCSGSDYAGADYKFWGLFDGSFHLVCPSPDSPMFLLGTDRMGRDMLSRIVYGARISLTLGLIGIAISFFLGITIGGVAGYYGGIVDNIVQRTIEVIRSFPMLPLLMALSAVLPVTWPPTLIFLGITVLLALLDWPGLARAVRSKLLALREEDFCVAAQLMGAKPGRVIMKHLMPSFLSHLIASATLSIPTMILGETALSFLGLGLRPPVTSWGVLLNEAQNINYVVLYPWLLYPVIPVILVVLAYQFLGDGLLDAADPYKH is encoded by the coding sequence ATGAGTCGTGACCAGAAGGAGCATTACGTCAATCCCGCGCCTTTCAATCCCTATGCCGCCCTTGAACTGACGCCCGAGCAGGAACGCTATTACATGGCGTCGCAGTGGCGCCTGGTGTGGTGGAAGCTCAAGCGCCATCGCCTGGCGGTGATCAGTGGCAGCTTTCTGGCGCTGATGTACCTCATCGTGGTGTTCGCCGAAGTGGTGGCGCCCTATGAGCTCGAAGCCCGTCATGTGGACTACCTGTTCGCACCGCCGCAGGATGTGCACTGGTTTGACGAAGGCGAGTTTCGGGGGCCCTTTGTCTATGGCATAGACGTGACGCTGGACATGGAGAACCTGCAATGGGTTTACCAGGAAGACCGTACCCGGGTGAATCCCATTCGCTTTTTCTGCAGCGGCAGTGACTATGCGGGGGCCGACTATAAATTCTGGGGGCTGTTTGACGGCAGTTTTCACCTGGTGTGTCCGTCACCCGACAGCCCGATGTTCCTGCTGGGCACGGACCGGATGGGGCGGGACATGCTGTCGCGTATCGTTTACGGCGCGCGCATATCCCTGACCCTGGGGCTGATCGGTATCGCCATCAGTTTCTTTCTGGGCATCACCATCGGCGGGGTGGCCGGTTACTATGGCGGCATTGTCGATAACATCGTGCAGCGCACCATCGAGGTGATCCGCTCCTTTCCCATGCTGCCGCTGCTGATGGCCCTGTCGGCGGTATTGCCGGTCACCTGGCCACCGACCCTGATCTTCCTTGGTATAACGGTGCTGCTGGCCTTGCTGGACTGGCCGGGCCTGGCCCGTGCCGTGCGCTCCAAGTTGCTGGCGTTGCGTGAAGAGGATTTTTGCGTGGCGGCGCAGCTTATGGGAGCCAAGCCCGGGCGCGTGATCATGAAGCACCTGATGCCCAGTTTCCTGAGCCATTTGATTGCCTCGGCCACGCTGTCCATCCCGACCATGATCCTGGGTGAAACGGCACTGAGTTTTCTGGGGCTGGGGCTGCGACCACCGGTCACCAGCTGGGGTGTGCTGCTGAATGAGGCGCAGAACATCAATTACGTGGTGCTTTATCCCTGGCTGCTATACCCGGTTATCCCGGTTATCCTGGTCGTGCTGGCCTATCAGTTCCTGGGCGATGGCCTGCTGGACGCGGCAGACCCCTACAAGCACTGA
- a CDS encoding ABC transporter permease, with translation MLKYVVRRVLMMIPTLIVISMLVFTIIQLPPGDYLTTMVNELQSQGENVNQERVAYLREQYGLDRSVVEQYFHWVWGMLHGDMGHSFEHDKPVNEVVGDRMYLTVLVAFVTTLFVYVMSFPIGVYSAVRQYSIGDFTLSFIGFIGLATPNFLLALVLMYMAKAYFGTDIGGLMDAQYIDQPWTMDKVMSVLAHLWVPVLVIGTSGTAGMIRRLRANLLDELHKQYVVTAKAKGLGPVKTLVKYPLRMALNPFIADIGNLLPEMISGAVIVSVVLGLETTGPMLLKALQSQDMYLAGSFLMFISLLTVLGTLISDLALAVLDPRIRLDGGSSR, from the coding sequence ATGCTGAAATACGTCGTTCGCAGAGTGCTGATGATGATTCCGACCCTGATCGTGATCAGCATGCTGGTGTTTACCATCATCCAGCTGCCGCCGGGGGACTACCTGACCACGATGGTCAACGAGTTGCAGTCCCAGGGCGAGAACGTCAACCAGGAGCGGGTGGCCTACCTGCGCGAGCAGTATGGTCTGGACCGTTCCGTCGTCGAACAGTATTTCCACTGGGTCTGGGGCATGCTGCACGGTGACATGGGGCATTCCTTCGAGCATGACAAACCGGTGAACGAAGTGGTCGGTGACCGCATGTACCTGACCGTACTGGTGGCCTTTGTCACGACGCTGTTTGTCTATGTGATGTCGTTCCCCATCGGCGTCTACTCGGCGGTACGCCAGTACAGCATTGGCGACTTTACGCTGTCGTTTATCGGTTTTATCGGCCTGGCAACCCCCAATTTCCTGCTGGCGCTGGTGCTGATGTACATGGCCAAGGCCTACTTCGGTACCGATATCGGTGGCCTGATGGATGCGCAGTATATCGACCAGCCCTGGACTATGGACAAGGTCATGTCGGTGCTGGCGCACCTCTGGGTGCCGGTGCTGGTGATCGGCACCTCCGGCACCGCCGGCATGATCCGCCGTCTGCGGGCCAACCTGCTGGATGAACTGCACAAGCAGTATGTGGTGACGGCCAAGGCCAAGGGGCTGGGGCCGGTCAAGACGCTGGTCAAGTATCCGCTGCGCATGGCGCTAAACCCCTTTATTGCGGATATCGGCAACCTGCTGCCCGAAATGATATCCGGTGCGGTCATCGTCTCGGTGGTGCTGGGACTTGAAACGACGGGTCCGATGCTGCTCAAGGCGCTGCAGTCGCAGGACATGTACCTGGCGGGAAGTTTCCTGATGTTTATCTCGTTGCTGACGGTTTTGGGCACATTGATTTCCGACCTTGCGCTGGCAGTGCTGGACCCGCGTATTCGGCTGGACGGAGGGAGCAGCCGATGA
- a CDS encoding ABC transporter substrate-binding protein: MKFFDWRCGLVLLSLLGGSAGVLADSYSQAPSLDARVASGELPPVEARLPQAPLKMDFAANGQEVGQYGGTLSMLMGKEKDTRRMTVYGYARLVRYNEKLDLVPDIVESVDIEQDRVFTFHLRPGHRWSDGTPFTSDDFRYWWQDIANNDQLYPVGPPAELMINGKFPDVSFPDAVTVRYAWADPNPEFLAHLASATPLYIYAPSHYLKQFHIKYTEAYKLAERVLDEGKRDWAALHTSMGRLYRADNPDLPVLQPWHQTTASPSSRYLFERNPFFHRVDPRGQQLPYIDTVILGITESKLIPAKAATGETDLQAQYLRFNDFTLLKRNAPEYNYRVTLWPIAKGAHQALFPNLNHNDPVWRGLFRDVRFRRALSLGIDRHEINQVIYYGMAVEGQNTLLERSPLYKPEYRTSWTQFDLKEANRLLDEIGLTEKDIGGTRKLPDGRLLEIIVETFDGTSEQADVLQLVGDKWRQLGIKLHIKPSNLDNVRRRVYAGETLMTISSGLENGIATAANSPYELAPVQQDYYQWPKFGQFRETHGAAGLAPDFPEAQQLMSLLDNWYQADSTAQRRDIWQQMLQINADNLFSIGILAGVMQPIAINSRLHNVPDKGIWNWDPGAHFGLYSPDTFWFEKGTAH; this comes from the coding sequence ATGAAATTTTTTGACTGGCGTTGTGGTCTGGTGCTGTTGTCACTGCTTGGCGGTAGCGCAGGGGTACTTGCGGACAGCTACTCCCAGGCGCCCTCGCTGGATGCGCGGGTGGCCAGCGGTGAGCTGCCACCGGTTGAGGCGCGCTTGCCCCAGGCGCCCCTGAAGATGGATTTCGCCGCCAATGGGCAGGAAGTGGGGCAATACGGCGGCACCTTGTCGATGCTGATGGGCAAGGAAAAGGATACCCGTCGCATGACGGTTTACGGTTATGCCCGCCTGGTGCGCTACAACGAAAAGCTCGACCTTGTGCCGGATATCGTCGAATCTGTCGATATTGAGCAGGATCGGGTGTTTACCTTCCACCTGCGTCCCGGTCATCGCTGGTCCGACGGGACGCCCTTTACCTCGGACGATTTTCGTTACTGGTGGCAGGACATTGCCAACAACGACCAGCTCTACCCGGTGGGCCCCCCCGCCGAGCTGATGATTAACGGCAAGTTCCCTGACGTCAGCTTTCCGGATGCGGTAACGGTACGTTATGCCTGGGCCGATCCCAATCCCGAGTTCCTGGCGCACCTGGCCTCGGCGACGCCCCTGTATATCTATGCACCGTCACATTACCTTAAACAGTTTCATATCAAGTACACCGAGGCTTACAAGCTGGCCGAGCGGGTGCTGGATGAGGGCAAGCGGGACTGGGCCGCGCTGCATACGTCCATGGGGCGTCTCTATCGCGCCGACAACCCCGATCTGCCCGTACTGCAGCCCTGGCACCAGACCACGGCAAGCCCCAGCAGTCGTTACCTGTTCGAGCGCAATCCCTTTTTCCACCGCGTAGACCCCAGGGGGCAGCAGTTGCCCTATATCGATACCGTGATTCTGGGAATCACCGAATCCAAGCTCATACCGGCCAAGGCCGCCACGGGAGAAACCGACCTGCAGGCGCAGTACCTGCGGTTCAATGACTTCACGCTGCTAAAGCGCAATGCGCCGGAGTACAACTACCGGGTTACGCTCTGGCCGATTGCCAAGGGGGCTCACCAGGCCCTTTTCCCCAACCTGAATCACAATGACCCCGTCTGGCGCGGGCTGTTCCGGGACGTGCGTTTCAGACGCGCGCTGTCGCTGGGTATAGACCGCCACGAAATCAACCAGGTCATCTATTACGGCATGGCGGTCGAAGGGCAGAATACGCTGCTGGAACGCTCGCCGCTTTACAAGCCCGAGTACCGTACCAGCTGGACGCAGTTTGACCTCAAGGAGGCCAACCGGCTGCTGGATGAGATCGGCCTGACCGAGAAGGATATCGGCGGTACGCGCAAGCTGCCCGATGGTCGCCTGCTGGAAATCATCGTCGAAACCTTCGACGGTACCAGCGAACAGGCCGACGTCCTGCAGCTGGTCGGCGACAAGTGGCGCCAGCTGGGTATCAAACTGCATATCAAGCCTTCCAATCTGGACAACGTGCGGCGGCGTGTCTATGCCGGCGAAACCCTGATGACGATCTCGTCAGGGCTTGAAAACGGCATCGCCACTGCGGCCAATTCTCCCTATGAACTGGCACCGGTGCAGCAGGACTATTATCAGTGGCCCAAGTTTGGCCAGTTCAGGGAAACCCACGGTGCCGCCGGGCTTGCGCCGGACTTTCCTGAAGCCCAGCAGCTGATGAGTCTGCTGGATAACTGGTACCAGGCGGATTCCACGGCGCAGCGCCGCGACATCTGGCAGCAGATGCTGCAAATCAATGCCGATAACCTCTTCAGCATCGGTATTCTGGCGGGGGTCATGCAGCCCATCGCCATAAACAGCCGCTTGCACAATGTCCCGGACAAGGGCATCTGGAACTGGGATCCCGGTGCGCACTTTGGTCTCTACTCGCCCGATACCTTCTGGTTTGAAAAGGGCACGGCGCACTAA
- a CDS encoding ABC transporter ATP-binding protein: MNDLLTVKDLRVSFRLPEGVIEAVKGVSFSIAPGASVALVGESGSGKSVISQAIMGLLPKAGVIDSGEILFRDPASGQTVDIAALHRDSAQMRAIRGGSISIIFPEPSTSLSALHTIGDQISEALRMHRSVGNAEALELTQDILHLAGFADARRALKTYPFELSGGLRQRAMIAMALVCHPALLIADEPTTALDVTIQAQILKQIRDLQQELKMALLLITHDLGVVANMVDEVVVVYHGELMEAGTLDHIFRQPSHPYLQALLKAVPRFGMRPDERLVPIREIRPNTDNLHTPKHPLPATTDPNKPILSVRNIRKQFRIRSAAAGPVSDILAVDDVSFDIQRGECLGLVGESGCGKTTLSKILMRALNPDAGRVSFYDGHRDLDLATLKGQELLDFRQRMQFVFQDPFSSLNPRMTILEIITEPLVIHGIGTQQERQSLARELMELVGLDVRYLQRYPHSFSGGQRQRIGIARALALSPDLVICDEPVSALDVSVQAQILNLLKDLQAQLGLTYLFISHNLAVVDYIADRIAVMCRGQLVELAPKAQLFSRPLHPYTRTLLSAVPDPNPDHLLDFERLMLDRASCPEDWPMPFTHHPDAPASLIEFEKGHFVRVVAGTRPEELVA, from the coding sequence TTGAATGACTTATTGACGGTAAAAGACCTTCGTGTCTCGTTTCGCTTGCCCGAAGGGGTGATCGAGGCGGTCAAGGGTGTTTCGTTCAGCATAGCGCCAGGGGCGTCCGTGGCGCTGGTGGGCGAGTCGGGCTCCGGCAAGTCGGTGATCAGCCAGGCCATCATGGGGCTGTTGCCCAAGGCCGGCGTGATTGATTCGGGCGAAATACTGTTTCGTGATCCGGCGTCCGGCCAGACGGTGGATATCGCCGCACTGCATCGTGACAGTGCCCAGATGCGAGCCATTCGCGGCGGGTCGATTTCTATTATTTTTCCTGAACCCAGTACGTCGCTGTCGGCACTGCACACCATTGGTGACCAGATCAGCGAAGCCTTGCGTATGCACCGCAGCGTCGGCAATGCCGAAGCGCTGGAGCTGACACAGGATATTCTGCACCTGGCCGGCTTTGCGGATGCGCGCAGAGCCCTTAAAACCTACCCGTTCGAGTTGTCGGGCGGCTTGCGCCAGCGTGCCATGATTGCCATGGCCCTGGTGTGTCACCCGGCATTGCTGATTGCCGACGAGCCGACCACTGCACTGGATGTGACCATCCAGGCGCAGATCCTCAAACAGATTCGCGATCTGCAGCAGGAACTCAAGATGGCGCTGCTGCTGATCACCCATGACCTTGGCGTGGTCGCCAACATGGTGGATGAGGTGGTCGTGGTATATCACGGCGAGCTGATGGAAGCCGGCACCCTGGATCATATATTCCGCCAGCCTTCGCATCCCTACCTGCAGGCGCTGCTCAAGGCCGTGCCGCGTTTTGGCATGCGCCCGGACGAGCGACTGGTGCCAATTCGCGAGATCCGCCCCAATACCGATAATCTGCATACGCCCAAGCATCCGTTGCCGGCCACAACCGATCCGAACAAACCCATTTTAAGCGTGCGCAATATCCGCAAACAGTTTCGCATACGTTCGGCTGCGGCGGGGCCGGTGTCCGATATCCTGGCGGTGGACGATGTCAGCTTTGATATTCAGCGTGGTGAGTGTCTGGGTCTGGTGGGCGAAAGCGGCTGTGGCAAAACAACCCTGAGCAAGATTCTGATGCGGGCGCTGAATCCGGATGCGGGCCGTGTCAGTTTCTATGACGGCCACCGGGATCTGGACCTTGCAACCCTGAAGGGGCAGGAACTGCTGGATTTTCGCCAGCGCATGCAGTTCGTCTTTCAGGATCCGTTCTCGTCGCTGAACCCGCGCATGACAATCCTTGAAATCATCACGGAGCCGCTGGTTATCCATGGTATAGGGACGCAGCAGGAGCGACAGTCGCTGGCGCGTGAACTGATGGAACTGGTTGGCCTGGATGTGCGTTATCTGCAGCGCTATCCCCACAGTTTTTCAGGCGGTCAGCGCCAGCGAATCGGTATTGCCCGTGCCCTGGCCCTGAGCCCTGACCTGGTGATCTGCGACGAGCCCGTTTCCGCGCTCGATGTTTCGGTGCAGGCGCAGATCCTCAACCTGCTCAAGGATCTGCAGGCGCAGCTCGGGCTCACCTACCTTTTTATTAGCCACAACCTGGCGGTGGTGGACTATATCGCTGACCGCATTGCCGTGATGTGCCGGGGCCAGCTGGTGGAGTTAGCGCCCAAGGCACAGCTGTTCAGCCGGCCGTTGCATCCCTATACCCGGACGTTGCTCAGTGCGGTGCCGGATCCCAATCCGGATCACCTGCTAGACTTCGAACGACTGATGCTTGACCGAGCGTCCTGTCCGGAGGACTGGCCCATGCCCTTTACGCACCATCCGGACGCTCCGGCATCTCTGATTGAATTCGAAAAAGGCCACTTTGTCCGCGTTGTGGCCGGTACGCGCCCTGAGGAACTGGTAGCATGA
- the mtnN gene encoding 5'-methylthioadenosine/S-adenosylhomocysteine nucleosidase, translated as MSTRLADILKQKDGLRIGIIGAMDQEVELLKSALQPIEEHQYAGFSFFSGQMHGQSVVLLKSGIGKVNAAVSTALLLQVFKPDCIINTGSAGGFDEQLDVGDIVISTEVRHHDVDVTVFGYEPGQVPGLPAAFEPDLLLAQLAEQCIGQMQGMKTVRGLIATGDSFMNCAERVTKTRALFPTMKAVEMEAAAIAQTCHCFDVPFIVIRALSDIAGKESNLSFDQFLETAATHSAQMVMAIVKSLSAHAAIKG; from the coding sequence ATGAGCACGCGGCTGGCTGACATACTCAAGCAAAAGGATGGATTACGCATCGGTATTATTGGTGCCATGGATCAGGAGGTCGAACTGCTGAAATCGGCGTTGCAGCCGATCGAAGAGCACCAGTATGCCGGCTTCTCCTTCTTTAGCGGGCAAATGCACGGGCAGTCGGTGGTGCTGTTGAAATCCGGTATCGGCAAGGTTAACGCGGCGGTCAGTACGGCGCTGTTGCTGCAAGTGTTCAAGCCTGATTGCATTATCAACACAGGCTCCGCCGGTGGCTTTGATGAACAGCTCGATGTGGGCGATATCGTGATCTCCACCGAAGTGCGCCACCATGATGTGGATGTCACTGTCTTTGGCTACGAGCCTGGCCAGGTGCCGGGCCTGCCCGCCGCGTTTGAGCCAGACTTGCTGCTGGCCCAGTTGGCCGAGCAGTGCATCGGGCAGATGCAGGGCATGAAAACGGTGCGTGGCCTGATCGCGACCGGAGACAGCTTCATGAACTGCGCCGAGCGTGTGACCAAAACCCGTGCGCTCTTCCCGACGATGAAGGCGGTGGAAATGGAAGCCGCCGCGATCGCCCAAACCTGTCACTGCTTCGATGTACCCTTTATCGTGATTCGGGCCCTGTCTGATATTGCCGGCAAGGAATCCAACCTGTCCTTTGATCAATTCCTCGAAACAGCGGCGACCCATTCCGCGCAAATGGTGATGGCGATCGTCAAAAGCCTGTCTGCCCACGCGGCTATCAAGGGCTGA
- a CDS encoding pseudouridine synthase, producing MSELKILFEDEYLVAIDKPSGLLVHPSWIAPSYTPNAVALLKDYLQDTVYTIHRLDRATSGVIVFAKQKQVAHDMNLAFAERQVRKTYLCVTRGYTPELGLIDYALKPIFDKKADPFADPDKPAKDARSEFRRLGTVELPFPVSRYPSARYSLVEVKPHTGRKHQIRRHMKHIFHPLVGDTAHGDGKHNRLFREKFDLHRLLLMATELEFSHPVSGEAVHLHCPVDSACDRLFTRFGWDGLYPR from the coding sequence ATGTCCGAGCTGAAGATCCTGTTTGAGGACGAATACCTCGTCGCTATAGACAAGCCTTCCGGGCTGTTGGTTCATCCCAGCTGGATCGCCCCCTCCTATACACCCAATGCCGTTGCCCTGCTCAAGGATTACCTGCAAGACACCGTCTACACCATTCACCGGCTGGACCGTGCGACCTCGGGTGTTATCGTATTTGCCAAGCAGAAGCAGGTCGCTCACGACATGAACCTTGCGTTTGCCGAACGCCAGGTGCGTAAAACCTACCTGTGCGTCACCCGTGGCTATACTCCGGAGTTGGGCCTAATCGATTATGCGCTAAAGCCAATCTTCGACAAGAAGGCCGATCCCTTTGCGGACCCAGACAAGCCGGCCAAGGATGCCCGCAGCGAATTTCGCCGCCTGGGCACCGTTGAGTTGCCGTTCCCGGTTAGCCGTTACCCCAGTGCGCGTTATTCGCTGGTGGAAGTGAAGCCGCATACCGGGCGCAAGCATCAGATTCGCCGTCACATGAAGCATATCTTTCACCCGCTGGTGGGAGACACTGCCCATGGAGATGGCAAGCACAACCGCCTGTTCCGGGAAAAGTTTGATCTGCATCGATTGCTGCTGATGGCGACCGAGCTGGAGTTTTCCCACCCTGTGAGCGGCGAGGCTGTTCATCTGCACTGTCCGGTCGATTCGGCCTGCGATCGGCTCTTTACCCGCTTTGGCTGGGACGGCCTGTATCCGCGTTGA
- a CDS encoding Bax inhibitor-1/YccA family protein: protein MRNVRTINNDAYSSSALATNKVLRNTYFLLGITLAWSAIIAGVAAAMALPRPGLIITLVGFYGLLFLTEKNRNSSLGLLFVFLLTGFMGYTLGPIINMVMARGGSEIVMMALGGTALTFFTTSAYALTTKRDLSFLGGMLLAGFVVLIVAVIANIFLQMPALSLAISAMFILFSAGAILLTTQSIVRGGETNYISATVTLYVSIYNIFVSLLQILGVTSSD from the coding sequence ATGCGTAACGTTCGTACCATCAATAACGATGCATACAGTTCATCCGCTCTGGCGACCAACAAGGTTCTGCGCAATACCTACTTTCTGCTGGGTATCACGCTGGCATGGTCTGCCATCATCGCAGGCGTTGCAGCCGCCATGGCCCTGCCCCGTCCGGGACTGATTATTACACTGGTGGGCTTTTACGGCCTGTTGTTCCTGACCGAGAAAAACCGCAACAGCTCACTGGGCTTGCTGTTCGTGTTTCTGCTGACAGGCTTCATGGGCTACACCCTGGGACCGATCATCAATATGGTCATGGCCCGCGGCGGCTCTGAAATTGTCATGATGGCGCTCGGCGGTACTGCCCTGACATTCTTCACCACCTCGGCCTACGCGCTGACCACCAAGCGGGATCTTTCCTTCCTTGGCGGCATGCTGCTGGCAGGCTTCGTGGTACTGATTGTGGCAGTGATCGCGAATATTTTCCTGCAGATGCCCGCACTGTCGCTGGCTATCAGCGCCATGTTCATCCTGTTCTCGGCCGGCGCTATCCTGCTGACGACACAGTCGATTGTGCGTGGTGGCGAAACCAACTACATTTCTGCAACCGTGACGCTGTATGTTTCCATTTACAACATCTTCGTCAGCCTGCTGCAGATTCTGGGCGTAACCAGCAGCGACTGA
- the tusD gene encoding sulfurtransferase complex subunit TusD yields the protein MIFSLLVNAAPHSHQAAETAYRFAVACLQQGHSIHRIFFYGDGIHGASALAAPPQDELNLPARWQALAQAHDLDLVVCIAAAVRRGVLDANEARRYEKPAQNLHDGFELSGLGQLTEAAIVSDRLITFGA from the coding sequence ATGATCTTTTCGCTACTGGTTAACGCCGCTCCTCACAGCCACCAGGCCGCCGAAACCGCCTACCGCTTTGCCGTCGCCTGCCTGCAACAGGGACACAGCATCCACCGCATATTCTTTTATGGCGATGGCATCCATGGCGCCTCGGCGCTGGCGGCACCACCACAGGATGAGCTTAACCTGCCGGCCCGTTGGCAGGCACTGGCGCAAGCGCACGATCTCGACCTGGTGGTGTGCATCGCGGCCGCCGTACGCCGCGGCGTACTGGATGCCAACGAAGCCCGCCGCTATGAGAAGCCCGCTCAGAATTTGCATGACGGCTTCGAGCTTTCGGGGCTCGGTCAATTGACCGAAGCGGCCATCGTATCCGATCGACTGATCACTTTCGGAGCCTGA